Proteins encoded together in one Mus caroli chromosome 4, CAROLI_EIJ_v1.1, whole genome shotgun sequence window:
- the Hcrtr1 gene encoding orexin receptor type 1 isoform X2, with amino-acid sequence MVPQAAVMECSSVLPELANRTRLFSVCDEHWADELYPKIYHSCFFIVTYLAPLGLMAMAYFQIFRKLWGRQIPGTTSALVRNWKRPSEQLEAQHQGLCTEPQPRARAFLAEVKQMRARRKTAKMLMVVLLVFALCYLPISVLNVLKRVFGMFRQASDREAVYACFTFSHWLVYANSAANPIIYNFLSGKFREQFKAAFSCCLPGLGPGSSARHKSLSLQSRCSVSKVSEHVVLTTVTTVLS; translated from the exons ATGGTGCCCCAGGCTGCTGTCATGGAGTGCAGCAGTGTGCTGCCTGAGCTAGCCAATCGCACCCGGCTCTTCTCTGTCTGTGATGAGCACTGGGCAG ATGAACTCTACCCCAAGATCTATCACAGCTGCTTCTTCATTGTCACCTACCTGGCCCCACTGGGCCTCATGGCAATGGCCTATTTTCAGATCTTCCGCAAGCTCTGGGGCCGCCAG aTCCCTGGTACCACATCAGCCTTGGTGCGGAACTGGAAGCGGCCCTCGGAACAACTGGAGGCTCAGCACCAGGGCCTGTGTACAGAGCCCCAGCCCCGGGCCCGAGCCTTCCTGGCTGAGGTGAAGCAGATGCGAGCTCGGAGGAAGACGGCTAAGATGCTGATGGTGGTCCTGCTGGTTTTTGCACTCTGTTATCTGCCCATCAGTGTCCTCAATGTCCTTAAGAG AGTGTTCGGGATGTTCCGCCAAGCCAGCGACCGGGAAGCCGTCTACGCCTGCTTCACCTTCTCCCATTGGCTGGTGTACGCCAACAGTGCCGCCAACCCTATCATCTACAACTTCCTCAGTG GCAAATTCCGGGAACAGTTTAAGGCTGccttctcctgctgcctgcctggtcTGGGTCCCGGCTCCTCCGCCAGACACAAGTCCTTGTCCTTGCAGAGCCGCTGCTCCGTCTCCAAGGTCTCTGAGCATGTCGTGCTGACCACCGTCACTACCGTGCTGTCCTGA
- the Hcrtr1 gene encoding orexin receptor type 1 isoform X1 — MEPSATPGAQPGVPTSSGEPFHLPPDYEDEFLRYLWRDYLYPKQYEWVLIAAYVAVFLIALVGNTLVCLAVWRNHHMRTVTNYFIVNLSLADVLVTAICLPASLLVDITESWLFGQALCKVIPYLQAVSVSVAVLTLSFIALDRWYAICHPLLFKSTARRARGSILGIWAVSLAVMVPQAAVMECSSVLPELANRTRLFSVCDEHWADELYPKIYHSCFFIVTYLAPLGLMAMAYFQIFRKLWGRQIPGTTSALVRNWKRPSEQLEAQHQGLCTEPQPRARAFLAEVKQMRARRKTAKMLMVVLLVFALCYLPISVLNVLKRVFGMFRQASDREAVYACFTFSHWLVYANSAANPIIYNFLSGKFREQFKAAFSCCLPGLGPGSSARHKSLSLQSRCSVSKVSEHVVLTTVTTVLS, encoded by the exons ATGGAACCCTCCGCCACTCCTGGGGCCCAGCCTGGAGTCCCCACTAGCAGTGGGGAACCCTTCCATCTGCCTCCAGACTATGAGGACGAGTTCCTCCGATACCTGTGGCGCGATTATCTCTACCCGAAGCAGTACGAGTGGGTTCTCATTGCAGCCTACGTGGCTGTGTTCCTCATAGCCTTGGTGGGCAATACCCTGG TCTGCCTGGCTGTGTGGCGGAACCACCACATGAGGACAGTCACCAACTACTTCATTGTCAACCTGTCCCTGGCAGATGTGCTGGTGACTgccatctgcctgcctgccagcctgtTAGTGGACATCACCGAATCGTGGCTCTTCGGCCAGGCTTTGTGCAAGGTCATTCCCTATCTCCAG GCTGTGTCGGTGTCAGTGGCAGTGCTGACTCTCAGCTTCATCGCCCTGGACCGCTGGTATGCCATCTGCCACCCACTGTTGTTCAAGAGCACAGCTCGCCGTGCCCGTGGCTCCATCCTGGGCATCTGGGCTGTGTCGCTGGCTGTCATGGTGCCCCAGGCTGCTGTCATGGAGTGCAGCAGTGTGCTGCCTGAGCTAGCCAATCGCACCCGGCTCTTCTCTGTCTGTGATGAGCACTGGGCAG ATGAACTCTACCCCAAGATCTATCACAGCTGCTTCTTCATTGTCACCTACCTGGCCCCACTGGGCCTCATGGCAATGGCCTATTTTCAGATCTTCCGCAAGCTCTGGGGCCGCCAG aTCCCTGGTACCACATCAGCCTTGGTGCGGAACTGGAAGCGGCCCTCGGAACAACTGGAGGCTCAGCACCAGGGCCTGTGTACAGAGCCCCAGCCCCGGGCCCGAGCCTTCCTGGCTGAGGTGAAGCAGATGCGAGCTCGGAGGAAGACGGCTAAGATGCTGATGGTGGTCCTGCTGGTTTTTGCACTCTGTTATCTGCCCATCAGTGTCCTCAATGTCCTTAAGAG AGTGTTCGGGATGTTCCGCCAAGCCAGCGACCGGGAAGCCGTCTACGCCTGCTTCACCTTCTCCCATTGGCTGGTGTACGCCAACAGTGCCGCCAACCCTATCATCTACAACTTCCTCAGTG GCAAATTCCGGGAACAGTTTAAGGCTGccttctcctgctgcctgcctggtcTGGGTCCCGGCTCCTCCGCCAGACACAAGTCCTTGTCCTTGCAGAGCCGCTGCTCCGTCTCCAAGGTCTCTGAGCATGTCGTGCTGACCACCGTCACTACCGTGCTGTCCTGA